In the genome of Campylobacter helveticus, the window AAGATAAGACAGCCGTAGAGCTTAATGCTATGTTGAAAGAAAAGAAGTTGCTTTTATTTACCTTAAAACAAAAGCTAAAAACAATGCAGCTGACTAATCCTAAGGAAATTAGTCAAGTTAAAAAAGACATTGCTAGAATAAATACAGCAATTAGCGCTTTAAGATAAGGATAGATTATGGCATTTAAAAGAGAAATTCAAGGCGTTGTTGTAAAAATTGCTGGGGAAAAAACAGCTAGTATTTTGGTGGAGAGAAAGGTTGTCCATCCAAGATATAGAAAAATTGTTAAACGCTTTAAAAAATATTTAATTCACGATGAAAGAAATGAAGCTAAAATTGGAGATGTGGTTGTGGCGGTAGAGTGCAGACCTATCTCAAAAAGAAAATCATTTCGCTTGAAATCTGTATTAATAGCAGGAGCTGAGTAATGATACAAAGTTTTACAAGACTTGCAGTAGCCGATAATAGCGGTGCAAAAGAGCTAATGTGTATTAAGGTTTTAGGTGGTAGCAAAAGGCGTTATGCTACCGTTGGTGATGTGATTGTTGCATCTGTTAAAAAAGCTTTACCAAATGGAAAAGTGAAAAAAGGTCAGGTGGTTAAAGCGGTTATTGTTAGAACAAAAAAGGAAATCCATAGAGATAATGGTTCTTTAATCCGTTTTGATGAAAACGCTGCTGTCATACTTGATGCTAAAAGAGAGCCTGTGGGAACGCGTATCTTTGGACCTGTTGGCAGAGAAGTGCGCTATGGTGGCTTTATGAAGATTGTATCACTAGCTCCGGAGGTTTTATAATGAAATTGAAAATCAAGAAAGGTGATAGCGTTAAGGTTATCACAGGAGATGATAAAGGTAAAACAGGAAAGGTTTTAGCGGTATATCCTAAGACTCTTAAGGTTGTAGTTGAGGGTTGTAAAGTCGTTAAAAAGGCTATTAAGCCGAGCGAGAAAAATCCAAATGGTGGTTTCGTAAATAAGGAAATGCCTATGGATATCTCTAATGTGGCAAAAATTTAGGAGAGACTATGAGATTGAAAGAAAAATATAGTCAAAATATTAAAGCAGCTTTAGTAAAGGAATTTGATATTAAAAATCCTATGCTTATCCCTGCTCTTGAAAAAGTTGTTATTAGCGTAGGTGCTGGAGAATTAGCCAAAGACCAAAAGGTATTGCAGAATGTGGCTGATACCATTTCTTTAATCGCAGGACAAAGAGCTGTGATTACTAAGGCAAAAAAATCTGTTGCGGGTTTTAAAGTTCGCGAAGGTTTTCCTGTCGGCGTAATGGTAACTTTAAGAAAGGATAATATGTTTGCTTTCTTAGATAAACTTATTTCTATCGCACTTCCAAGGGTGAAAGATTTTAGAGGACTTAGCAGAGATGGCTTTGATGGTAGAGGAAATTATAATTTTGGACTTAATGAGCAGCTAATGTTTCCAGAGGTGGAATACGATAAAATCTTACGCACTCACGGGATGAACATTTCTATTGTTACAACAGCACAAAATGATAAAGAGGCACAAAAGCTTTTAGAGCTTATCGGTGTGCCATTTGCAAAAGGAAAATAATATGGCTAAAAAATCAATGATAGCAAAAGCAGCGCGTAAGCCTAAATTTAAAGTTCGTGGTTATACAAGATGCCAAATTTGTGGACGCCCACATTCAGTTTATAGAGATTTTGGAATTTGCAGGGTTTGCCTTAGAAAGATGGGCAATGAGGGCTTGATTCCGGGTCTTAAAAAAGCAAGCTGGTAAGGAGAAGAGATGATAAATGATATAATTTCAGATTCTCTTACACGCATTAGAAATGCAGGTATGAGAAGACTTGAGACAACTAAACTTTTACATTCTAAAGTTGTGGAAGCTTTAGTGGGAATTTTCCAAGCTAAGGGCTATATAGAAAGTTTTAATGTCATAGAAGAAGACAAGAAAAAATTTATCAATGTTGTTTTGAAATATGATGAAAAGGGCAAAAGTGTGATTAATGAGCTTAAGAGGATTTCTAAGCCCGGACGCCGTGTTTATAAGGGTAAAGATGAAATTAAGCGTTTTAAAAATGGTTATGGTACTATCGTAGTTAGCACAAGTCGTGGCGTTTTAGCTAATGATGAAGCTTTTAAGGCGGGTGTTGGCGGCGAAATTTTATGTACCATTTGGTAGTCTGCTTTTTATGGCATTGGGTATCCATTCTTTATAAAAGTAGAAATATCCTAGACAAATAAAAAGGAAAAATATGTCTCGTATAGGTAAGCAGCCTGTCGCTATTCCAAATGGCGTAGAGGTGAAGTTAGAAGGAACTTTGTTAAAATTTAAAAAAGGAAATTTAACAAAGGATTTGGACACTAAGGCAAATGTAAATGTTGAGATTAAAGAAAATCAAATTCTTTTTTCTCCAAAAGGTGAAGATAGACAGAGCAGAGCGTATTGGGGAACTTATAGGGCTTTAGCAAGTAATATTGTTGTAGGTTTAACTGAAGGTTTTTCTAAGACTTTAGAAATTAATGGTGTGGGTTATAAAGCGGCTTTAAAGGGTAAGGTTTTAGAGCTAAGTCTTGGTTTTTCTCATCCTATTAACTACGAAATTCCAGCGGGAATTGAGATAAGTGTAGATAAAAATAATGTGATTATTAAGGGAAGCGATAAGCAAGTTGTAGGACAAGTTGCTGCGCAAATTCGTGAATTTAGACCACCTGAGCCATACAAAGGGAAGGGTGTGAAGTATTCTGATGAGCGTATTATCCGCAAAGCTGGTAAGACATCGAAGAAGTAAGGATAGTATATGAGAGCAAATGTATTAAAAAGAAAAATTAGTCTTAGAATTAAAAGAAAAAAAAGAATTAGAGCAAAAATTTCAGGTTGTGCTACTCTTCCTAGAATTTCGGTATTTAAGTCTAACAGAACGCTATATATCCAAGCTATCGATGATGTAAAAAATGTAACTTTAGCTGCGGCCGATGGACACAAGTTAGGCATTAAGGCAAATAAAGAAGGTGCAAAAAAAATCGGTGCAGAATTTGCAAAGACTCTTAAGGCACAAAAAATTGAAGAAGGTGTCTTTGATAGAAATGGCTATGTGTATCACGGAGTAATTGCAGCCTTGGCAGAATCTTTGAGAGAAAATGGCATTAGGCTATAAGGAGAGATGATGGAAAAGTACAATAGAGAAGAATTTGAAGAAGTAATTGTTGATATAGGTAGAGTTACAAAGGTTGTTAAGGGTGGTAGAAGATTTCGCTTTACAGCATTAGTTATAGTAGGTAATAGAAAAGGGCTTGTTGGTGTAGGATATGGTAAAGCTAAAGAGGTCCCTGATGCTATTCGTAAAGCTGTCGATGATGCTTTTAAAAATATGGTCGAGGTTAAAACAAAGGGTTCTACCATCGCTCACGATGTTGAGGTGAAATATAATGCTAGTCGCATTTTACTTAAGCCTGCTAGTGAGGGAACGGGTGTTATAGCCGGTGGTTTTACGCGTCCTATCGTGGAGCTTGCTGGGATTAAAGATATTTTAACTAAATCTTTAGGTTCAAATAATTCGGCAAATGTGGTTCGTGCGACTATTAAAGCCTTAACTATGTTAAAAGGATAAACGATGAATTTAACAAAAGCAGCAGGTTCAACAAGAAAGATTAAAAGAATAGGTCGTGGTCAAGGTAGTGGTATGGGTAAAACCTCTACAAAAGGTGGTAAAGGTCAAACCGCAAGAAAAGGTTATAACGAAAAAAGAGGCTTTGAGGGTGGGCAGCAGCCACTTCAAAGAAGATTGCCAAAAGTAGGTTTTACTTCTAAGGTTGAAAAACCTTATGTGATTAATGTCGAAAAAATTACGGCGATAAAAAATTTGAGTGAAATTACTTTTGAAAGCATTA includes:
- the rpmC gene encoding 50S ribosomal protein L29, producing the protein MKYTEIKDKTAVELNAMLKEKKLLLFTLKQKLKTMQLTNPKEISQVKKDIARINTAISALR
- the rpsQ gene encoding 30S ribosomal protein S17, which codes for MAFKREIQGVVVKIAGEKTASILVERKVVHPRYRKIVKRFKKYLIHDERNEAKIGDVVVAVECRPISKRKSFRLKSVLIAGAE
- the rplN gene encoding 50S ribosomal protein L14; its protein translation is MIQSFTRLAVADNSGAKELMCIKVLGGSKRRYATVGDVIVASVKKALPNGKVKKGQVVKAVIVRTKKEIHRDNGSLIRFDENAAVILDAKREPVGTRIFGPVGREVRYGGFMKIVSLAPEVL
- the rplX gene encoding 50S ribosomal protein L24, which produces MKLKIKKGDSVKVITGDDKGKTGKVLAVYPKTLKVVVEGCKVVKKAIKPSEKNPNGGFVNKEMPMDISNVAKI
- the rplE gene encoding 50S ribosomal protein L5, yielding MRLKEKYSQNIKAALVKEFDIKNPMLIPALEKVVISVGAGELAKDQKVLQNVADTISLIAGQRAVITKAKKSVAGFKVREGFPVGVMVTLRKDNMFAFLDKLISIALPRVKDFRGLSRDGFDGRGNYNFGLNEQLMFPEVEYDKILRTHGMNISIVTTAQNDKEAQKLLELIGVPFAKGK
- a CDS encoding type Z 30S ribosomal protein S14 codes for the protein MAKKSMIAKAARKPKFKVRGYTRCQICGRPHSVYRDFGICRVCLRKMGNEGLIPGLKKASW
- the rpsH gene encoding 30S ribosomal protein S8 translates to MINDIISDSLTRIRNAGMRRLETTKLLHSKVVEALVGIFQAKGYIESFNVIEEDKKKFINVVLKYDEKGKSVINELKRISKPGRRVYKGKDEIKRFKNGYGTIVVSTSRGVLANDEAFKAGVGGEILCTIW
- the rplF gene encoding 50S ribosomal protein L6, translated to MSRIGKQPVAIPNGVEVKLEGTLLKFKKGNLTKDLDTKANVNVEIKENQILFSPKGEDRQSRAYWGTYRALASNIVVGLTEGFSKTLEINGVGYKAALKGKVLELSLGFSHPINYEIPAGIEISVDKNNVIIKGSDKQVVGQVAAQIREFRPPEPYKGKGVKYSDERIIRKAGKTSKK
- the rplR gene encoding 50S ribosomal protein L18; its protein translation is MRANVLKRKISLRIKRKKRIRAKISGCATLPRISVFKSNRTLYIQAIDDVKNVTLAAADGHKLGIKANKEGAKKIGAEFAKTLKAQKIEEGVFDRNGYVYHGVIAALAESLRENGIRL
- the rpsE gene encoding 30S ribosomal protein S5; translated protein: MEKYNREEFEEVIVDIGRVTKVVKGGRRFRFTALVIVGNRKGLVGVGYGKAKEVPDAIRKAVDDAFKNMVEVKTKGSTIAHDVEVKYNASRILLKPASEGTGVIAGGFTRPIVELAGIKDILTKSLGSNNSANVVRATIKALTMLKG
- the rplO gene encoding 50S ribosomal protein L15 — translated: MNLTKAAGSTRKIKRIGRGQGSGMGKTSTKGGKGQTARKGYNEKRGFEGGQQPLQRRLPKVGFTSKVEKPYVINVEKITAIKNLSEITFESIKSVHKISKSVCKIKLIGASAKDLKSKVKDENISVSGIK